Sequence from the Rutidosis leptorrhynchoides isolate AG116_Rl617_1_P2 chromosome 3, CSIRO_AGI_Rlap_v1, whole genome shotgun sequence genome:
TAATCCCTCTGGATTTTTAAGTGGAGGCGGTATTGAGTATCTAAGTATTACTTATTCTAAAAATAAGCCTTTTACTAGTAAACTTGGTTTGTCGGCAATTGGTTCGGGCATTGCTAAAAATCTCAAAATGCTTTCATTGTTTATGCGTTCCTTTGTTACGGACGATTGCATGCATTCCGTTGTTACGGATGATTGCATCATAAAAATCTCTAGTGGGTGTCCTTTGCTGCAAGAGTTGAACTTATCATATTGTAATAGAATCGGGCTCCGTGGTTGGGAATCAATTGGATTGCATTGTCAAAACTTAGAGAGACTACATGTGAACTCCTGCAATAACCTTTGTGACAGAGGGTTACTAGCTTTGGGAAATGGTTGCAAATTGTTATCGGTGTTATACATGACGAATTGCCCGCGAATTACTTCATCTGGGAAAGACAAATTTAAGATACTGAGAGCGGATGTCGAGATAGTAGAGAAAATAGGGAAAATAAATTTCCCAAGTTGGACATTTACTTGTCCGGTGATCAGCTAAAAGGTATTCAATTCTACGACATTTGGTATGTTTAtgctatattaattattaattaaacacTTGAAAGTTGTCTCTTGGGATCGGTTACAATGCACAGTTGTCTCGTGAATTTATGACTTTAAGAAACTCCAACTGTCGGTTTAGGTTTTGATGTTTGACATGGGATTGATTTTTGTATAAATCTTGGttatgttttgttttgttttgggtCTGTTATGTTATGTTTCTTATATTGGTATTGATTGATGATTGATGTAGATGTGGATGGGAATGGGATGGTGAATTACGCGGAGTTTGGGCAGATGATAAAAGGTGGCGGCTTTACGGCCATGGGAACCGGATGATAAATAAGTTTAACTTTGTCTTTGTTACTTTCTTGTTTGATCAACATGTATCTTATTGAATCTCATATCAAATTTAAGAATCTTTCCTATATACTGTGTTCTTTAATCATATCATCAAAATCATGATCATAAAAATCAACAAACCCGAACCCTGAGGGACACTACCAAGTCAGTCTAATGAGCACTATACTATTGAGCATATTGTGAACAATAAAAGGCTTGTAAGATATGTTACTACTACTATTTATAACCATCTTCCGTAAAGTATGAACTAGGTAAACGGAGGAAAAACCCTCCGACATAAATTTCGAAGTGATTTTATCCAGTTGAGCAGTAACAAGTACCTCCTTGGGGTACACAGTAAGACAATCACTGATAGACAAAGcatgaaattgggtagaatgtcaaATATGGCAAGGTTTAAAAACAAATGAATGTTGTAAATGGAAACAAACATGGCAGTTCTTGAACAAAACAGATCCATAAGTCATAACTGTCAAATTTCATTTCACTTCAAAAATTTCATGTTGCAAAAGCTCTTTACACATACAAATTTATTAATTAAACAAACACATATGTTGTGAAAAAGTTTTGCTAACAAATTACTGTAATCCAAAATAAATGCAGGAGTTGTCTTATAGTTGCAGATGTAGATTTTCTTACTCAATTGTTATTGAATTCAACACTTTTAATCATGTAATTTACAAGAATGTATTTGTTACAAGATTGATGAACACTGCATACATCTATCTATCATTAAACATTAAAGGCATAATACCATAACCAAGCAAATATTCACTGCAACCTTCCAAGTATAAAGATGAAATTTTACAAGACTTTAACAGACCAAAAATGAAACGTGAAAGTATACATGCAGTATAATTTCAACGATACAACAGGTTTAACATCCATACTTGGCATGTGTTTCTGCGTTCTACAAGTTCCATCTCTTTTGAtttcatatcaaagtacaatgatcCGATCTGATGTTTCCTCCTGTGAAGCTTCGTGGGTTTACCCTTGCTTGAAGAAGTAGGCTGCATATGAAGACAATTTGAATATCTTAAGAAAATGACttcattataataaataaatagtccatgaataaaaatagaaaataaaaaaaaaaagtacaCCACACCTACAAAATGACTATTTATTCGGAACCAAAAGGATCCACAACACAAAAATTGCAACAAATATGGGGCGAAAAAAAATACAGGAACTTGCATATAAAAAATGCTGATATAAAGAGATAATTAGGAGATCTAGTAAATTACTCTGGTTTATCCAATCCAGAGTTGGCCCTAACATATCTAATTTTTTCTACTCATTTAGGCTTTATATTATCAgtccctaaaaatatatatatatatatatatatatatatatatatatatatatatatatatatatatatatatatatatatatatatatatatatatatatatagtggtaggatcaagagggaagtaaccattcgggggaagggggggaagcaaaaactttttttttttttttcgttttttaaaaaaactttgttcacgaacattgtagatgagatgaaaatatgaacatttagtagagacactttgtgataaatgtttttattttggcgggaaaacgctcgaagaagtaatatataacaattatcgtgtttttcgagcgtattttgaggttttagctattggggtttagatattagggtttagatattagggtttatagggtttagatattagggtttagaaatttagggtttagggtttagatttagggtttagatttaggatttagattgagtttttaacacgaacggtttagagtttagggtttagggtttagggtttggtgttttgggtttattccataaacccaaaacaccaaaccctaaaccctaaactctaaatcgggctaaattttacttcacaaaacatgaaaaaaaaaaaacgttcatattcttcacgaacaatattatcttgaatgttatttttgtcgatcgttttcccgcctaaataataacattcatcacgaagtgtctcttctaaatgttcatattttcgtgtgatcttgatgccggaaaaaaaaaaaattttcaaaaaaaacgaaaaaaaaaaaaattttgcttccccccgattggttacttccccattgatcatgctatatatatatatatatatatatatatatatacacacacacacatatatatacacacatatatatacatatctatacatatctatacatatctatacatagatgtgtatatacatgtgtatatacatgtgtgtgtgtgtgtgtgtatatatatatatatatatatatatatatatatatatatatatatatatatataatgtagttAAAAAAGTCACGAGTCTAACTTTTTAAGAAGGGATGAGTACTTTTGTGAAATCTAATCTATggtaattttaaatttaaattaggTCATAACAGAAGTATACAATCACAATTCACGAATAGACACCTATTTGGTGATTGAGGGACTACAAATCAAACATACAAAGTCTAGATGGTTAACAAACTGCAACACATGCTTACGCTCTGGAGTCTAAAGAAGTAGGTAGACACCAATATGCATACAACTGAAACACACTAGTCATCTTTAGACACACATTCTTGAATCTACACCATCTCAAATATGCATTTGGATCATCAATTCACATTCATCATACCTCTTCTGCTAAGACCAAATCTTAAACCGTTTAACAGAACCAAATAATATCttttatatgaattattatttcacATAAATTCAACTAAACATAAGTACATATCACATTCACATTAGTTAAGGGTTATTACCTAATACGCAGGCCCAAAAGCAATCCCAGTTGCTTTAACTTGTTCCTCACGTGGCCGATTTTTCATCAACTCATCCTGACTAACTTCAATCACTCATGAGGTATCTCATTCCTACCTCTCTTCCCATGTACCCTAGCCACACTTTGTACGACATCAGCAACCGGTATCTTGGGACCCATGTTCCCACCCGAACGATCAACCCAATTACTCTCATACTGCACATAATCACTATATCCCTCATAACCACGTGTTACTTACTGGCTCAGCTGGACCATAGCTCGTATAACCTGTACCATAATTACCATAATCATAGTTAGCATAATCCACATTTGTTTCAGCCACATTCATTAGCACATTCGACATAACTATTATTGTAATTCACATTTGAactattgttattactattgtCATACTGAATTTGATCATTACTAGATTTACTTACAGTCTCCTTAACACTAACCGAATTCGATAAGGCGTGTACTTCACTTTCCAAAATCGATCGTCTACCGGTACCTGAAGACGATGGTAATGCGCTAAGGGAACAGGAGTTTCTCGGAGCAGGAATACTCGATAAAAAAAACTTCACAGATGGTGCTTGAGGTAAGACGTTATCCATATTCGGTTGTTCTTTtatatcatcttcttcttcatcatcatcatcgtcatcaattGGTTTGGTTATAATGGTGGACGAAATTGAACAACttttttaggtttagggtttacgtTAAACGGGTCGGATCTCTCGGATTTGGGTTGAGGAAGTTTGGAGAATAGAGATGCGGACGGTGAATTAGGGTTTGGTTTGGGTGGTGCAAGGGATGTAGAAAAATTTGGCTCCAATTTGGATTGATTTTGTTTTGGTGGTGGCGGTGGTTGTTGATGATGATCTTGTTCTTCATCATCTGAAGATGCGTAGGCAGCTCTATTGTTATCAGTCAAAATCAATTTAAGTTAAGGGACAAAAGCTCTAAATTGGGGAAGTATGAATCCAATTTGATGTCTGAGGTTTTTAATTTTGAAAAGTCGGAAATAGGTGTTTTACCGTCTTTTACTTTAAGAGAAAACTAATCCTTTATGGAGAATTAGCAACCGAAAAGGAAGAGAAAACTctcctataaataaaagatataaaTAAAAGAATTAAATGAGACATGTTCTCATACAATCTATCAACCAGATATATCCAAATACTACACTTGCTACCTTTGGAGAATCGCCAACGAAGGGAAACACACCCCACATTCATCCATATTTTATCTTCTCTGTGACCAGGCGTTGACATACTTATCTCTAAAATAAGATCCGTcaagaattgtacaaacaattggcACACCCTCACAAAAATATATATTCCGTTTAAAAAAGTACAAAGTCGGCACCATGACCAACTCCAGTCACACACCACCTGGGTTTACACCACCCAAAGAAACGCCAACCTCGAATCAATCACAAGTAGAATTTGCAACGGTGGGGATGCTTACACAATCACCTCTCACGCCCACCGTGTTCGCCTCCACCAATTTCCATGGTTCACAATCAGTGGAACCGCCGCCACTCATAGACAAAACGTTCATCTTAAATAACTACGATCACATCAGAACGGTCATGAAGGACCTAAGAGCCACGAAAATCCTCTAGAGCATGCCGACTCTAACATATGAAAGTGAAGAGTATGACGAAGAAAGAGAAATGGAAGAGCCTCCTCGCTAGAACCCCACAACTACCACTCCTGCAGGTTCCCACGTCCAGGCCGCATCACATCACACATGACCCACTGACACTTTGCAGCCTCAGGTAACCTTGGAAATCCCTACAGGGCCCTGTGTAATTACATCGTGGTTTCTACCACCAAAACTACCATGCCTCGTATACCAAACATCTCCGTTCCAGCGCAACACCCAAGGTGGAATGGACCGCTACCCCCAAATCAGTACGTATGGCCTCAAGGAATACCATACGCGAATTAAAACCCTACCTTCGTAGGAATCATGCCTATATTAACTCCTCAGAACCTTCCCATAGCACCAGTAACCAACACCTGCTATTACGAAACCTGCAACATACCACAAAACCCCCAACCAACTGTGTGGACATACAACCAAGGGGGAAGCTCCCGGGCGTTGGAGGCACAAAACATAGAAAATCCTTGGGGAAATCAAAAGACCCCCTTTGTCTCAAGCATTCACCGTTGTCCATTCCAGATGGAATGAATATACCAGCCCATATAGTATATTACGAAGGAAAAGATGACCCAGACGACTTCTTGAATATATTTGTAAGAACCAGTTTTTCCTAGttgttttggacgccgtccaaactgatgggacgccgtcccaatgtgaagggctggacgccgtccagtaatcttggacgccgtccagatgatctgacGAGCCAGCTGGTGTGTTTTAGATATTAAAAAGGGGTAGTGTGGTAATTTCACCTTGTGGACGACTTTAAGACCCTAGatcagttggtggagcctcatttactccattttcatctacttcaacctcatccactaaattctagagagagagaagggttttagtgtgagaaagctcaatccaaaggggaagaaggttgtttcgggtcaaagcgcgtgttttaaagttgttcatctacttcctagctacgtcgtgatagtggtggtaagtcctaaacctaatttccttatattatgttgtttaagggttagggtttgggtcatAGATGAACATAAATTCCATACTTGGTGATTTTGAGTGTTCTTGGGtatgattgagtcatgaagactcaaaaagtaactaacctagggtttcaaagtgtaaattggtgtttgtgagtcttaaattggttagttaactactagcacacctagatgtgatGTGAGTAGGTGTCGTTTGGGTATTGGGTGACCAAATGGGTGTgtgaaccttgaaatgggtcaaatgggtctttgatgacctaagttgtctaagtgtgtgaaaatgcgataaccttgtgttaatgaATGATTAAGACCCA
This genomic interval carries:
- the LOC139899097 gene encoding F-box/LRR-repeat protein 12-like, which gives rise to MDLSYGKQSTCIAELPDDPLCLIYQKLNKVRDQKSFSRTCHRFLDITILCCKCLDVSSSTKLSKSYNLDSIVLGTYLYRFRHFESPSSISVIDLYHCEITDNGLETLTKYCKTLMNVNLVCCSHITNTGILFLKQNCRLLRVLKISGCDRVVGVRSQQGFLATLACLQADSHVLNPSGFLSGGGIEYLSITYSKNKPFTSKLGLSAIGSGIAKNLKMLSLFMRSFVTDDCMHSVVTDDCIIKISSGCPLLQELNLSYCNRIGLRGWESIGLHCQNLERLHVNSCNNLCDRGLLALGNGCKLLSVLYMTNCPRITSSGKDKFKILRADVEIVEKIGKINFPSWTFTCPVIS